One Camelina sativa cultivar DH55 chromosome 3, Cs, whole genome shotgun sequence genomic window carries:
- the LOC104778918 gene encoding putative DEAD-box ATP-dependent RNA helicase 44 produces MLTMTEKKALDFTVVKKPVFLTKAHREELALKRRHDEIEDRHRRLDQITRSNPDNGDGNRYRDRKRERGRDRDRNRESDREFREREAKARVEKLEKVEREKEIDAMKEQYLGTTKPKKRIIMKPSKKVRFDWENTEDTSSGDMINALYQNPHEAQLLFGRGFRAGIDRREQKKQVAAKHEEVDKHWSEKKLEEMSERDWRIFKEDFNISYKGSKIPHPLRSWEESKLSPELLKAVERADYKEPKPIQMAAIPLGLEQRDVIGIAETGTGKTVAFVLPMLSYISRLPPMREENQSEGPYALVMAPTRELAKQIKEETVKFARYLGFKVISIAGGESIEKQALKLSQGCEIVIATPGRLIDCLERRYLVLN; encoded by the coding sequence ATGCTAACTATGACGGAGAAGAAGGCTCTCGATTTCACCGTCGTTAAGAAGCCCGTCTTTCTCACCAAAGCTCACAGAGAAGAATTAGCCCTAAAACGCCGCCACGACGAAATCGAGGATCGTCATCGCCGCCTCGATCAGATCACTCGCTCCAACCCCGATAATGGTGATGGAAACCGTTACAGAGATCGAAAACGAGAACGAGGCCGCGACCGtgacagaaacagagagagcGATCGTGAGTTTCGTGAACGTGAAGCCAAAGCTagggttgagaaattagaaaaggTAGAGCGTGAGAAGGAGATAGACGCCATGAAAGAGCAATACCTAGGAACCACAAAGCCTAAGAAGAGAATCATCATGAAGCCAAGCAAGAAGGTCCGTTTTGATTGGGAGAACACTGAAGATACTTCGAGTGGAGATATGATCAATGCTCTTTACCAAAACCCTCACGAAGCTCAGCTTCTGTTCGGGAGAGGGTTTCGCGCGGGGATTGACCGCCGTGAGCAGAAAAAACAAGTGGCGGCTAAGCATGAGGAAGTAGATAAGCATTGGAGCGAGAAGAAGTTAGAGGAGATGAGTGAAAGAGATTGGCGAATTTTCAAGGAAGATTTCAATATTTCTTATAAAGGATCCAAGATTCCTCATCCATTGAGGAGTTGGGAAGAGAGTAAGCTTAGTCCTGAGCTATTGAAAGCTGTGGAAAGAGCTGATTACAAGGAACCTAAACCTATTCAGATGGCAGCTATACCTTTAGGACTTGAACAACGAGACGTTATAGGTATTGCAGAGACTGGTACAGGCAAAACCGTTGCGTTTGTTCTGCCAATGTTATCTTACATATCAAGACTGCCACCAATGAGGGAAGAGAATCAGAGTGAAGGTCCTTACGCTTTAGTTATGGCTCCTACACGAGAGCTTGCAAAGCAGATTAAAGAAGAGACGGTTAAGTTTGCTCGTTATTTGGGGTTTAAAGTGATCTCCATCGCTGGTGGTGAGTCAATTGAGAAACAAGCGTTGAAGCTATCACAAGGATGTGAGATTGTGATTGCTACGCCTGGTAGATTGATAGATTGTCTTGAGAGAAGGTACTTGGTGTTGAACTAA
- the LOC109130496 gene encoding putative DEAD-box ATP-dependent RNA helicase 44, with product MGFEPQVAEVLNAMPSSNLKPENEDEELEEKKIYRTTYMFSATMSPVLERLARKYLRNPVVVTIGKSTKLVTQQVIMIKETDKFSKLKKLIDELGDDKSAIVFVNTKIKVDYIVKNLEKLARCRVTTLHAGKSQEQRDVSLEGFIQKRFNVLVATDVLGRGLDIRDLAHVINYDMPSTIDMYTHRIGRTGRAGKSGVATTFLTLEDKDVFYGLRQKLVECNSTVPPELARHEAL from the coding sequence ATGGGTTTTGAGCCACAGGTTGCAGAAGTGTTAAATGCGATGCCTTCGAGTAATTTGAAACCAgagaatgaagatgaagagctcgaagagaagaagatttacAGAACTACTTATATGTTCAGTGCCACAATGTCTCCTGTATTAGAGCGTCTCGCTAGAAAGTACTTGAGGAATCCAGTTGTGGTCACTATCGGAAAATCCACGAAGTTGGTCACTCAACAAGTGATCATGATCAAAGAAACAGACAAGTTCTCCAAGTTGAAGAAACTGATCGATGAGCTTGGTGATGATAAGTCAGCGATTGTGTTTGTGAATACCAAGATCAAGGTTGATTACATTGTTAAGAATCTAGAAAAGTTAGCGAGGTGTCGTGTGACGACATTGCACGCAGGGAAGTCGCAAGAACAGAGAGATGTCAGCTTAGAAGGATTCATACAAAAGAGATTCAACGTTCTTGTTGCAACAGATGTTTTAGGCCGTGGGCTTGATATTCGTGACTTGGCACACGTCATCAACTACGATATGCCTAGCACGATAGATATGTATACGCATCGGATTGGACGAACAGGACGAGCAGGGAAGAGCGGTGTTGCCACAACGTTCTTGACTCTTGAGGATAAAGATGTGTTTTACGGTCTGAGGCAGAAGCTTGTTGAGTGTAATAGTACGGTGCCACCTGAACTTGCGAGACATGAAGCCCTCTAA